A stretch of DNA from Trueperaceae bacterium:
GATGACCCCCAGGGGGCGGATGTCATCGCGCGTTGGAACGGTAGCCATTGAACCCGCAAGCGTCTCCACGTTTACTGAGGCTAGGTTCTCCGCAAGGGCCGTAACCACGACCAGGCGCTGTTGGCGCCGCCTTTCTGACCCTGCCGTACCGTTAGGAGCGAATTGAGACTCGACCCGCTCCTCAAGCTCGGTCCACACGCGAGAGATGTCAGCCTGGGAAGCTTGCCTTAGTTCGGTCCGCACGAGGTTCTCGAATGCGTCTGAACGCCCAAATAGCCCGACGAGGACTAGCAACAACCCGTGGGGCACAAAGGGCTCCGCATACTGAAGGACACCTCGCAGACCTCTGATTACGTCGCTCTCGAGGCTAGCCAATTCGGCTGGCGAAGGCGTTAGAACGTTGGCCTTTGACGTTGTTTCGTGTGTCTGGACCGGTCCATTGCTTGTCTGCGGCTGGAGAAGTTGGCGAAGATCGACGCTCAGCAAATGACTGTCGGCTATCCCCTGCCCGTGGGCTGCAACCTCACTCCCGTTCCTGAAGGCGCCTGACGCAGTTGGCACGAGCACACTGCCGAAGACGTGCCGGCGGACCGCCACTGGCCACCGCGAAACGGCTTCGAATGCGAGCTTATAGGCATCGCGCGCTTCGGCCGCACCATTCTCCCACTCGGCAGCCATTGCCGAAAGGTAATTGCAAGCGAGTATCGGCTCATGATTGTCTACGCTTGCGAACGCTTGAATCAGAACGCTCGGGGGGCGACCATCCTTGAGGCGCAGCAGCGCCGACAGCAGTGGCCAACCAGGGAGGTTTGCCGAGATGCCTCTTCTCGCCAAAGCCGGGAGGATCGTCGTGAGTGAGCCCGCAGCACCAAGAAACCCGACCAAGCGCCGATTGGTGGCCACGCGCAATACTGCGTCCTCAGCACCAGCGACGCCGGGAAGCAAACCCTTCTCGTGCAATTTGGCGAAGCCAGCGTGATTTCTGACTTCGGGTAAGACCGTACTTGCAAGCGCAAAGGCCCCATGGTCAGTCCCAAGCGCCTCCTGGACGGCCTGTTCAACTTCTGGAGGAAGTTCAAGTACCTCTTTGGGACACCAACAGTTGTCATGTACATCCCTTATCCAGCGACCCCTGCGCACGTTCTCCGGCAGTTCCATGGAACCCATATGTTGCAGAGCCTCCAGGATGGGTAGAGCGTACAAATGGGGATCCGGCTGACCAGCTGCCACCTCTAACTGAGAACTCGGCGACCATTCACCAACGAGCTGCTCGGCCCGGGTGCTGGCCTCGGAGGGCTCTGTGGGTAGCCATCGGTGTACGACGCCTGCCATACCTGCCGGAATGGGCCATCTTAACGTCTCACGCCAAAGATCCAACGGACGACAGAGCTGGCCGTGCTGGTTCCTAAGGATTGGAATGCTACGCAAATGCTCGTTAGCTAAGTTCGAGCAAAGCAAGTCCCTGACAGTTGCTTCGTCCAGCGAAGGGGCTTCGAGGGCACTTGCATTGTCAACCAGCATCCTGCCAAATTGCTCGGTGTCAAGCTCCGTGATACGCAAGAAATTCCTCTGCTGGGGTGAAAGGTTGGATGCAATCTCTCTGCTGACCAATATTGCGTCTCCCGACCCCGCCAGGAGGCGCAGGGCCAACTGATCTAGCTGAGCCGTCCGTTCCGGGAGTGCAACGAGAGCGCGGCCTAGCGAGGCAGCTTGCTGGTCGCCGGTCGCCAACACCCGAAGAGCGCGAGTCGCTTCTAAGCCGCCGCCTTCCGCATATACCTCAGACAGGAGTCTCTCGCGGTCCGAGGCCGGGCCAAAATGGGCAGCACGCGTTGCGAGTGAGGCAAATGCCTGCAAAGTCGGTTCGGTGGCCTTGAAGGGTTCGCCTGCAAGTTCGTCAAGCAGCGCTGCGGCCGCGCCCCTAACGATAAGTGCGCCTGAACCAGGAGCTGCCTTACTGAGCAGGCCGAATAGTCTTTCTGTCCTCGGGTCGGACTTGAAGAGGCGGCCCTCACGGGAGGCAGCGGTAACCTCTTGGAGACTTACGGCTACAGGTTTACCGCTACCGTCGTCCGCGCGGAAGCAACGGAGTTCGGCAAACCGAGGATTGCTCACGGCCCCTGGCTCGTGGACAAGGACCAGCCCAGCAATCGCAAGTGCTGCGGAGCCAGCCACATCGCTCCGCGCACCAAGCGCGGTTCTGTCCTCGCGCACATCCTGGTCCAGGAGCGGTTGCAGCGCTTCAAGCAGTCGTATCCCCGCTGCTACAGATAGTCGCCGAACCTTCGCGCTTTCGGGAAGCCACTCATCGCGTAGGCATGCCTCTACATCATCAGCCGTAGCAAGCGCTTGCAAAACGTAGACCCTACTCGCTGCGTGGGGGAGCGGAACCGCAGAGCACGCGGGGAGGAACCGCCATATCCCCCGCATCGCTTCGTCACTTGCAAGGTTCCGCGCGTCTGCTATTGCTGTTCGAAAGGCAGCAAGAAGCGCGTCGGCGCCAGGTTTCGACAACTGCTGGTCACCCAGGGCCACTTCCAACATGGCGGCAAGCGCCCTGGCACGTGCGTCATTGATGAAGACATCTGCCGCCAGGGAAGACAGCAACTCATCCAGTTCCTTGTGAGTCCACTCGGCACCTTCCAACGCAAGGGACGTTGAGAGCCCCGGTGCAAGCTTCAGCCCACGCTCGGCTGCCCAGTTCGTGAGGCCACCGACCACTAGCCCATCCAACTCAACCGCGCTGACGGGACCGAGCACCGGTAAAGGTCGCAAGTTTGTCCTAACGGAGACTAGTTGCCAGCCCGAGTGGTCAATGTCAGCCCGAGAATCGAATAAGCGGACCAACATGACACGTGAGGTAAGACTGGCTATGTGCCTTCGCCCAAACTCGCTCTGCCTGATTGCTGTTACGAGCGTTGATAGGTCCGCAGGTGAAACCACGTCCGCTTTCAAGGCATCATGAAGCACCGTCGGCAGGAGTGGGAGTAGCACTTTGTCCCTCAGCGCCTCATTCCATTCGACCGCTACGGAACTACTACCTTCGCCGTCCCCGGCAGCCAAGACGTACTGCCTTCCAGCGTCCACAAAGAAGTAGCCGTGCAGGAGGATCTTGATCGTCCGCGTCGTACCTTCAAGCGTGGCAGCAGGTTCTATGGGTAGGAAAACTCCCCAATCAATAGTTACTTCATGACGCCCGCAATCACGCTCCCCGGAGTCCCACGTCACCAGGATTACTGCAGCGTGCGAGGCAGCCTTTCTAGGAAGGTACTTCAGACCTTCCCCAGAAATCACAGGGTCCCGAGGCCACTTCTCGCCCTTCTGGAGCTCGGTGAGGTCGTCAACCAGTGGTTGTACTTCCCTGCCCACATATCGACAAGCTGAACCGGAATTGGTATGGATGGATCCTTGGAACTCAGCCTCCGCGCCTTCTCCAAGTTGATCTGGACCGAGCATGCTGTTAGAGCCAAGCCCCAGTCGATGGAGTGACAGAAGTGTGCGGGTCTGATCTGCGATCTCGATGCTCGTCAGTTTGCGCAGAGAAGCGAGAATCAACCTGAGTTCTGGCTCTTGCTTCAGCAGCTCGGGCAACAGTCTTTCGGCCGTGGGCCTGGCCTCAGTAAAACTCAGTTTCGGCGCAGGTAAGAGATCATCGCGGCGAAAAGGAACCCAAATCAGTAGCGCTCGCTCCAAAGATCCCGCTGACCCCTCTAGGAGAGAAAGATCCTCGTCATGAAGAGGATCCCACTCACGTGCGTTTGAATTGGGTAGCCCGAAGCAAGGATTCACGACCATTGAGAAGGCCGTCTCATATCCAAGCGCATGCACAACAAATGCATCGCATAGGTGGAAGAGTGCCTTTTGACCGAACCCGAACCTACCAATGTCCGTAACCCGACCGGTCTTGTGGCTATCGCCAAGCGACATGATGCCTTCACCATCCTGCGCATCAAACTTCCCGTTGTTGACTACCAATAGCCCCGGAACCCTGAACAGAGGATTCCGCGCGTTGACCCAACCCGGCAGGGCGTGGAAGAAGATGTCATTGGCGTCGGCATCCTCGGCGTTTTGGATGAGTTCCTTAATAATGGGGAACCCACTCTTATACCGATCACCCAAGTTCTCCCTTATCAGGTTGAACTGGGCTGTTGGGCTCGTCTTCAGATCAGGCATCCAGTACCCCCACTCGACCCTCAAGACACATTTCAACTCGAACGCCAAGTGGGAGAATAATACGCTCTGAGCGGCGGACCCTGTTCTTCGACAGCCTTCCCTTTGGTCCAACCTGTTACCACGACCCCAACAGTGTGGAGCTAGAGACCAAGCTTGGTCGGAGGGGGACTGCCCCGGGGCGGCTTCAATGGCGGTTTTAATCCATCAACGCAACGCCCGCCTGCTGACGTCGTAACGTCGGCGGCGCATTGGAGGCGTGCATGCGTGGACCGAACCGTCGTCGGGAGGGCCGCCGCTTCTCGGGCGCCGAGAGGTTCCTTGCGTACCAGCGGATCCTCGAGGGCCGCTCGTACGTTGAGATCGTCGCCGAACTCGACTGTTCTTCGAACTCTCTCTACCGGCAGCGCGGGGCGCAGAAGGAGCGCGCGGCGCGAGCCGGTGAGATTCCCGTCGCGTCTGTCGCCGACGGAACGCGAGGAGATCAGCCGCGGCTTGCAGGCAGCGGCTTCCTTTCGCGGGTTGGCGGCGCGCCTTGGATGTTCCCCGTCGACTGTGTCGCGCAAGATGAGCGCTCACGGCGGGCGCGACAAGTACCGCGCCTGGCGCGCTGATGAACGTGCCGTGCGGCGCACCGCCAGACCGATCGCGGAACGGAGGGCGGATTCAAGTGGTCGTCGCAACACCTCGGTTGTGGAGGTGCTAGATGGGCCAGTCGAGGAAGCAGGTGCCTGAGGTTCCGGTTGGGGCGCGGCGCCAGTGGGCGGCGGATCGGGCTTTACGGCCGCCGATGCGGTCACCGGGTCGGCCGGAGCCGTCGCGTGCGGTGCAGCGTGAGTTCTGGCGCCTGATCGCGTCGGGGATCACGACGGTCGAGGCGGCGGCGGTAGGCGTGTCATCGCCGGTAGCGGTGCGCTGGTTCCGGCATGCTGGTGGCATGCCGCCGTTGAGCCTGGTTGAGCCCTCGAAGCGTTACCTGTCTTTCGCTGAGCGTGAGGAGATCGCGCTGTTACGCGCACAGGATGTGGGTATTCGTGAGATCGCCCGCCGTATCGGGCGTGACGCCAGCACCATCTCACGGGAGGTGCGCCGTAACTCCGCGACCCGCGCCGGGAAGCCCGAGTATCGGGCGCTGGTGGCTCAGTGGAAGGCGCAGCAGGCCGCCAAGCGCCCCAAGGTAGCGAAGCTCGCGGTCAACACCCGGTTGCGGGAGTACGTGCAAGACCGGCTCAGTGGGGCTGTTCGTCGGCCTGATGGCACGAGCGTTGCCGGACCCACACCGCCAGCGTGGAAGGGGTTGAACAAGCCGCATCGGGCTGACCGGCGCTGGTCACTCTCGTGGAGCCCGGAGCAGATCTCTCAACGGTTGAAGCTCGATTTCCCTGATGATGAGACCATGCGGATCAGTCACGAGGCGATCTACCAAGCCCTGTTCATCGAGGGTCGCGGCGCGCTCAAGCGGGAGCTGGTCGCGTGCCTGCGCGCCGGGCGAGCGTTACGGCGACCGCGAGAACGATCACGCAACAGGCCGCAGGGGCATATCACTGCGGATGTGGTGATCTCCGAGCGGCCAGCGGAAGCATCTGATCGCGCCGTTCCCGGGCATTGGGAGGGAGACCTCCTCATCGGCACGGGCCGCTCCGCCATCGGCACCCTCGTGGAGCGCAAGAGCCGGTCCACGCTGTTGGTGCACCTACCGCGGCTGGAAGGCTGGGGTGAGAAGCCCGCGGTGAAGAACGGGCCCGCCCTAGGCGGTTACGGCGCGGTCGCCATGACCGCAGCCCTAACCGCGTCGATCACGAAGTTGCCCGATCAGCTCCGTAAGACGCTCACCTGGGATCGCGGCAAGGAACTAACGGCGCACGCCCAGTTCACCCTGGCCACCGGCACGAAGGTGTACTTCGCCGACCCGCACTCACCCTGGCAAAGGGCCACGAACGAGAACACCAACGGGCTGCTAAGGCAGTACTTTCCCAAAGGCACCGATCTATCGAGGTGGTCAGCGGAGGATCTGGAAGCCGTGGCCTTCACGCTGAACAACCGCCCCCGAAAAGTCCTCAACTGGAGAACCCCTGCAGAGGTATTCAACGAGCAGCTACAATCACTCCAACAAGACGGTGTTGCAACGACCGATTGAACTCAGAGAGTACTTCGCCCGCGAGTTCCAGGAGGCCCTGGCACGAAACGCGATCAAGTTCAGGCCGGTCAGGCCGCGCTCGCCGCATCTCAACGGCAAGGTGGAGCGTTCCCAGCAGACCGACCTAAGGGAGTCCCGGCCCACGGTTGACCTGAGAACGCGAGACTTAGGCATGCAGCTTGAGTACTGGCAGTTCCACTACAACTGGCATCGGCCGCACGGCGCGCTGGGCGGCAAGACCCCGATCGATCGCTGCGCGAAGCCAAGCGACATCACACCACCACACGAGTACCTAGACCATCTCTACGATCCCTCTCAGGAACAACCCAGAATCAGGGACAGCGCCGCCGATACCACCGCCGGCAAATTGAAACGAACACTATGAGTTCCACACGTAAACGGTCCTCGATACCCGGCACATACCGCCTTGTGCAATAAGAGACGCGCCAGCTCAGGGGGGTCCGCTCCGGTACAATGCCTTCCATGCAGGGGAGTGAGTGGGTGCGCAGAAGCAATACTCGGCCGGCGCGAACGGCCGAGTGAGCTAACGAATGCGCATCATTGACAACGTCAACGCGTTCCTAGGTGACGACCTCAAGGGTGCGATCAAGCCCGGTTCGCAACTGCGCATTGCGGCGGGCACATTCTCGATCTTCGCCTTCGAGGCGCTGAAGCGCGAGTTGCAATCTATCAAGGAGCTGGAGTTCATCTTCACTGCACCGTCGTTCACGGCGACGACTGCTACAGACAAGCCCGCACCTGAGAAGCGGCAGTTCTTCATCCCGAACCACAAGAACCAGGGCGTCGCTCTGTACGGCTCGGAGTTCGAGATCCGCCTGCGAAACAAGCTCACCCAACGCGCCATCGCTCGCGAGTGCGCCGACTGGGTGCGGCAGAAGGCAACGTTTCGCTCCAACCGCACCGGCGCGCCGATGCAACCGGTCGCGACAGTAGATGAGCATGCTGCCTACTTTCCTATCCAGGGTTTTACAACGTCCGATCTTGGTTACGAGCGTGGACCAGCGGTGTCGAACTACGTCACGAAGTTCGAGGGCGCCGCGGAGACGCGGCAGTTCGTACAGCTCTTCGACCAGATCTGGCACAATGCCGAGCAGCTCGAGGATGTCACGCAGGCGGTCTACGACCACATCGCTAGTGTCTACGCCGAGAACTCACCACAGCGGGTCTACTTCCTGATTCTCTACAACCTATTCTCCGAGTTCCTCGACGACATCAGTGAGGACGTGCTGCCGAACGATCTAACCGGATACCAAGACACGGCAATCTGGCATTCTCTATACAGCTTCCAGAAGGACGCCGCGACGGGCGTCATCAACAAGCTGGAGACCTACAACGGCTGTATCCTGGCCGATAGCGTCGGCCTTGGAAAGACGTTCACAGCTCTGGCGGTGATCAAGTACTACGAGCTCCGCAATAAGTCCGTGCTTGTCCTCACGCCCAAGAAGCTGGCTGAAAATTGGACCAACTACAACGCGAACCTGACAACAAACATCTTCGCGAAGGACCGATTCAACTACGACGTGCTTGCTCACACGGACCTTACGCGGGACTCCGGCGAGTCGCTCGGTATCCCACTCGAGCGCGTGAACTGGGGCAACTACGACTTGGTCGTAATCGACGAGTCACACAATTTCCGCAACGCCGACTTCGCGGAGGAACGCGAGACGCGTTACCAGCGCCTCATGCGCCAGGTCATAAGGGAAGGCGTCAAGACGAAGGTTCTGATGCTCTCTGCTACACCAGTCAATAACCGATTCAACGACCTCCGCAACCAGCTCGCGCTTGCCTACGAAGGCGAGTCGGCCCAACTCGCCGCAAAGCTAAACCTCTCGTCCAGCGTAGAGGTAGTTTTCAGACAAGCGCAGCGAGCCTTCAACGAATGGTCCGATCTACCGCCGGCAGAACGCACACCAGAAGCCATCCTCGCTCTCCTCGACTTCGACTTCTTCGAATTACTCGATTCCGTGACGATCGCCCGCTCCCGCAAACACATCCAGGCCTTCTACGACACGACCGACATGGGCGCCTTCCCGGAAAGGCTCAAGCCCATCTCCGTCCGGCCACCCCTAACGGACATCGCTAACGCCCCGTCATTCAATGCCATCTTCCACGAACTCGAATCTCTCTCGCTGGCCGTTTACGCACCGTTGGCGTACGTGTTTCCAAGCAGGTTGGACAAGTACGAGGATCGCTATGGCAACGCGGGCACGGCTAGAAACCGGCTCGGCGGCGTTATTGGCAATCTCGGTGCGGCGAGTAGAGAAAAAGGCATTCAGAAGCTTATGACCGTAAACCTTCTCAAGCGCCTTGAATCGAGTGTTGAGGCTTTCCGGCTCACGCTTCAGCGCCTTGAGTCCACAGTACAAGAAGCGCTTGATGCTGTCGGCGATCCTGCAGCAACCGTCAAGGACCTTTCGACGGCGTTCGGCGACCTTGATGCGGATGACGACGATTTCGACTTACCGACCAGCGCAACAGTCGGCAAGAAGGTGCAAGTAGATCTGGCTGATATTGACGTAGAGTCTTGGCGCCGCGATCTCGAGCTGGACATTAGCATCATCGCTGACCTGCTTGCAGCGATCGCCGGGGTCACCGCCAAGCATGACCTGAAGTTGCGTGCGCTAGAAGAGCGAATAGAGGCGAAGCTCGCCAACCCGATCAATCCCGGAAACCACAAGATCCTGGTCTTCACGGCCTTCACGGATACTGCCGACTATCTGTACCGAGAATTGGCGCCGTGGCTATCTCTCAAGGGTTTCCACACTGCCCTTGTAACCGGCACAGGTAACCCCAAGACGACTCTCGGCAAGGGTTACAGCTTCCAGCAGACACTGACGCTGTTCTCTCCGCGCTCGAAGCAACGACATCTAACGATGCGGAACGAGACAGCCGAGATCGACGTACTGATCGGCACCGACTGCATTAGCGAAGGGCAGAATCTCCAGGACTGCGACTACCTGATCAACTACGACATCCACTGGAACCCGGTCCGCATCATCCAACGCTTTGGTCGCATCGACCGAATCGGGTCGACGAACGAGCGCATCCAGCTTGTGAACTTCTGGCCCGACATCACTCTCGATGAGTACATCAACCTGAAGGAGCGCGTCGAGAACCGCATGGTCATCGCCGACCTGGCCGCGACGGCCGACGACAACGTACTCACGCAGGAAGCTAGTGACGCCGCCTTCCGCAGGGAGCAACTCCGTCGACTCCAGGAGGAGGTAATCGAGCTGGAGGATGTGCGCACCGGCATCAGCATCACCGACCTCGGCCTGAATGACTTCCGCATGGACCTGCTCAGCTACATTAAGGATGACCCAACTATCGCAACCTCGCCGAAGGGTATCCACGCGGTCGTACCAGCCCAGCCGGAAAAAGGGCTCAAGCCCGGGGCGCTTTTCGCCCTCCGGAACAGCAAGGCCGACGAGATGCTCAACCGCGGCAACCGCCTCCACCCGTACTACCTCGTCTACCTCGACACCGAGGGCAAGGTGATCGCCGACCACACTGAGGCAAAGTACCTACTTGACCTGATCCGGTCAGGGTGCCGAAACCGTGACGAACCCGCCTGGGATGTCTGTCGTGTCTTCAATGCCGCCACCCTTGATGGCGTCGAGATGGGCCAGTACAGTAGGCTACTGACAGAGGCGATCCGCTCGATGATCGACGTGACTGAGGAACGCGACCTCGACAGCCTCTTCAGTCCCGGTCACACCACAGCACTGCGGCAGACCATCTCCGGCCTCGACGACTTCGAACTGATCGCCTTTCTTGCCATCGTCGAGGAGCCCGCAACGTGAAGGATGTGCTGTTTCGCTGGCCACAGAACGCGGCGTTCGGGAGGTCTGTGCCGAAGACTAAGTTCTACGAACACGGGAGCGTCCGCACCGGGCTTCGGGAGAAGTTTGTCGACGAAATCCAGCGCATCACCTGGGCCTACAAGCTTGCGGAGGGGACAATCCGGCTCAAGGGCTCGGAAGTGGTGCCGGAGATCCAGGTCTTCACTATCGAGGCGAAGGGCGCAAACGTGGGCGACGAAGTGCTCGCCTCCATTGACCGCGCAGTGCACTTCCCGATTAT
This window harbors:
- a CDS encoding ATP-binding protein; the protein is MAFELKCVLRVEWGYWMPDLKTSPTAQFNLIRENLGDRYKSGFPIIKELIQNAEDADANDIFFHALPGWVNARNPLFRVPGLLVVNNGKFDAQDGEGIMSLGDSHKTGRVTDIGRFGFGQKALFHLCDAFVVHALGYETAFSMVVNPCFGLPNSNAREWDPLHDEDLSLLEGSAGSLERALLIWVPFRRDDLLPAPKLSFTEARPTAERLLPELLKQEPELRLILASLRKLTSIEIADQTRTLLSLHRLGLGSNSMLGPDQLGEGAEAEFQGSIHTNSGSACRYVGREVQPLVDDLTELQKGEKWPRDPVISGEGLKYLPRKAASHAAVILVTWDSGERDCGRHEVTIDWGVFLPIEPAATLEGTTRTIKILLHGYFFVDAGRQYVLAAGDGEGSSSVAVEWNEALRDKVLLPLLPTVLHDALKADVVSPADLSTLVTAIRQSEFGRRHIASLTSRVMLVRLFDSRADIDHSGWQLVSVRTNLRPLPVLGPVSAVELDGLVVGGLTNWAAERGLKLAPGLSTSLALEGAEWTHKELDELLSSLAADVFINDARARALAAMLEVALGDQQLSKPGADALLAAFRTAIADARNLASDEAMRGIWRFLPACSAVPLPHAASRVYVLQALATADDVEACLRDEWLPESAKVRRLSVAAGIRLLEALQPLLDQDVREDRTALGARSDVAGSAALAIAGLVLVHEPGAVSNPRFAELRCFRADDGSGKPVAVSLQEVTAASREGRLFKSDPRTERLFGLLSKAAPGSGALIVRGAAAALLDELAGEPFKATEPTLQAFASLATRAAHFGPASDRERLLSEVYAEGGGLEATRALRVLATGDQQAASLGRALVALPERTAQLDQLALRLLAGSGDAILVSREIASNLSPQQRNFLRITELDTEQFGRMLVDNASALEAPSLDEATVRDLLCSNLANEHLRSIPILRNQHGQLCRPLDLWRETLRWPIPAGMAGVVHRWLPTEPSEASTRAEQLVGEWSPSSQLEVAAGQPDPHLYALPILEALQHMGSMELPENVRRGRWIRDVHDNCWCPKEVLELPPEVEQAVQEALGTDHGAFALASTVLPEVRNHAGFAKLHEKGLLPGVAGAEDAVLRVATNRRLVGFLGAAGSLTTILPALARRGISANLPGWPLLSALLRLKDGRPPSVLIQAFASVDNHEPILACNYLSAMAAEWENGAAEARDAYKLAFEAVSRWPVAVRRHVFGSVLVPTASGAFRNGSEVAAHGQGIADSHLLSVDLRQLLQPQTSNGPVQTHETTSKANVLTPSPAELASLESDVIRGLRGVLQYAEPFVPHGLLLVLVGLFGRSDAFENLVRTELRQASQADISRVWTELEERVESQFAPNGTAGSERRRQQRLVVVTALAENLASVNVETLAGSMATVPTRDDIRPLGVIGGFRVRGSAQSEVITGRRIYSLQVATPAGGTPDESGLKALCLEVSRIVYGEPTQQTAFTDALASLLADHAIPDQVDVQSVLDEVNDHLDNTIRQLKPPNVGLVSDALNLFDSDIYRVAPRERYLARRRAKFTLWNKLNTPNGHAALLNAVRNALTELGYDSKRVFFELFQNADDAYAQQPVAGEARFKIVQSEESPDQLRIVHWGRPINHLGEDPKVGERMGWGRDLSNMLTLNLSNKREGVTGRFGLGFKGVHLFCKEVGVASRFVACRIRGGMLPEIWASGRRVSSAHKVGGRSATIIELVEDPKCEEQVNSAITGFRASAPWLPAMTRHIRRIELGHERVLTWTAHFDQTRKPGVRLVTLGGSSVRKALALELSDQVRLFLCLDGVGPVPAEVGVPRLWSLAPLEEELRVGWLMNNWSFRVDPGRGRLAGTLEQKHELFRDTGRALGAALVDLYELVTTGWAEFAESAGLIDTQGSRGSDHFLMKLFDLFSADLKDPVARRLHDTDRGLGYLLSSRRSLPSGLPGPFAPLVELGAVRHLVSGAMAEAGFLATLEGWKSIGGLLSTSIGSATAETLADLGFSKPPALRLRELLKLEVGKGSRIDQELAGRLGTIVAKQWFEQFDRNEQTEVRELLRKDAQFRMEDGTWGRVALPPRASVPTDKLESTLLQFAPKSVVAAPGYVGMGLDFYQLASEQGGFQRDARTIARWAAECSNPSAQRAAIQYLVKWTSGDEMADELARLKPAWIPASPESMKQSPLVEGMDERSRDILLSRLYPRESQRRWAVAFVLEDEFEEETHALQSADTYALDARLEDLYSWWNRNRQDKASRYFDDVYPTRFDWQRLQAMDEKFDRETWFTFFALGIFRTIGRTRDSAHRNFIDRATERGWWQEMASARLPEAPEPWISRLEAFASGDATYIDYPQWHRAVVDLYAAARWLPEYAEAFRLLPVVAKTGPFSLSDAWRLSASPIWQRRGLEGGPLTQSLGLGANWMIREAARNGLWRPGEAALLHPYAWSATRRVRDFLGLEEAGLNTQGGNQMDLSRVVYDKVRKSLGNRADFQGDLDLPLQLHVQQ
- a CDS encoding IS30 family transposase, which translates into the protein MRSPGRPEPSRAVQREFWRLIASGITTVEAAAVGVSSPVAVRWFRHAGGMPPLSLVEPSKRYLSFAEREEIALLRAQDVGIREIARRIGRDASTISREVRRNSATRAGKPEYRALVAQWKAQQAAKRPKVAKLAVNTRLREYVQDRLSGAVRRPDGTSVAGPTPPAWKGLNKPHRADRRWSLSWSPEQISQRLKLDFPDDETMRISHEAIYQALFIEGRGALKRELVACLRAGRALRRPRERSRNRPQGHITADVVISERPAEASDRAVPGHWEGDLLIGTGRSAIGTLVERKSRSTLLVHLPRLEGWGEKPAVKNGPALGGYGAVAMTAALTASITKLPDQLRKTLTWDRGKELTAHAQFTLATGTKVYFADPHSPWQRATNENTNGLLRQYFPKGTDLSRWSAEDLEAVAFTLNNRPRKVLNWRTPAEVFNEQLQSLQQDGVATTD
- a CDS encoding integrase core domain-containing protein, whose protein sequence is MERSQQTDLRESRPTVDLRTRDLGMQLEYWQFHYNWHRPHGALGGKTPIDRCAKPSDITPPHEYLDHLYDPSQEQPRIRDSAADTTAGKLKRTL
- a CDS encoding SNF2-related protein yields the protein MRIIDNVNAFLGDDLKGAIKPGSQLRIAAGTFSIFAFEALKRELQSIKELEFIFTAPSFTATTATDKPAPEKRQFFIPNHKNQGVALYGSEFEIRLRNKLTQRAIARECADWVRQKATFRSNRTGAPMQPVATVDEHAAYFPIQGFTTSDLGYERGPAVSNYVTKFEGAAETRQFVQLFDQIWHNAEQLEDVTQAVYDHIASVYAENSPQRVYFLILYNLFSEFLDDISEDVLPNDLTGYQDTAIWHSLYSFQKDAATGVINKLETYNGCILADSVGLGKTFTALAVIKYYELRNKSVLVLTPKKLAENWTNYNANLTTNIFAKDRFNYDVLAHTDLTRDSGESLGIPLERVNWGNYDLVVIDESHNFRNADFAEERETRYQRLMRQVIREGVKTKVLMLSATPVNNRFNDLRNQLALAYEGESAQLAAKLNLSSSVEVVFRQAQRAFNEWSDLPPAERTPEAILALLDFDFFELLDSVTIARSRKHIQAFYDTTDMGAFPERLKPISVRPPLTDIANAPSFNAIFHELESLSLAVYAPLAYVFPSRLDKYEDRYGNAGTARNRLGGVIGNLGAASREKGIQKLMTVNLLKRLESSVEAFRLTLQRLESTVQEALDAVGDPAATVKDLSTAFGDLDADDDDFDLPTSATVGKKVQVDLADIDVESWRRDLELDISIIADLLAAIAGVTAKHDLKLRALEERIEAKLANPINPGNHKILVFTAFTDTADYLYRELAPWLSLKGFHTALVTGTGNPKTTLGKGYSFQQTLTLFSPRSKQRHLTMRNETAEIDVLIGTDCISEGQNLQDCDYLINYDIHWNPVRIIQRFGRIDRIGSTNERIQLVNFWPDITLDEYINLKERVENRMVIADLAATADDNVLTQEASDAAFRREQLRRLQEEVIELEDVRTGISITDLGLNDFRMDLLSYIKDDPTIATSPKGIHAVVPAQPEKGLKPGALFALRNSKADEMLNRGNRLHPYYLVYLDTEGKVIADHTEAKYLLDLIRSGCRNRDEPAWDVCRVFNAATLDGVEMGQYSRLLTEAIRSMIDVTEERDLDSLFSPGHTTALRQTISGLDDFELIAFLAIVEEPAT